One region of Pseudoalteromonas galatheae genomic DNA includes:
- a CDS encoding isoaspartyl peptidase/L-asparaginase family protein → MKKISLLAALLALSATAAVADEKVSPFAIAIHGGAGTIERSNFTPEKEKQYKAKLKEAVEAGYKVLEQGGESLDAVTAAINILEDSPFFNAGKGAVYTYDEGHELDASIMDGRNRQAGAVAGVKHIKNPINLAKEVMQHSVHVMLSGEGAEDFAKKRGFTLVENSYFDTDSRYQSLLKAKKRLQMKEAATKDYQAAHQQLKSQYKMGTVGAVALDKQGNLAAGTSTGGMTAKRFGRIGDSPVIGAGTFADNRSCAVSATGHGEYFIRYNVAADICARVAYQNKSIEKAGKEVIFDTLYPIGGTGGVIIVDPKGNISMPFNTAGMYRASKSSTTKTYVGIYSE, encoded by the coding sequence ATGAAAAAAATTTCTTTGCTAGCAGCCTTATTAGCTTTGTCGGCGACAGCTGCTGTCGCTGATGAGAAAGTGTCCCCGTTTGCGATCGCCATTCATGGAGGGGCTGGCACAATTGAGCGCAGTAACTTCACGCCAGAAAAAGAAAAACAATACAAAGCTAAATTAAAAGAAGCTGTTGAGGCTGGCTATAAGGTACTAGAACAAGGTGGAGAAAGTCTTGATGCAGTGACGGCTGCCATTAATATTCTTGAAGACTCGCCTTTTTTTAATGCTGGTAAGGGTGCCGTGTACACTTATGATGAAGGACATGAGCTAGATGCGTCAATCATGGATGGTCGTAATCGCCAAGCGGGCGCTGTGGCGGGGGTGAAGCACATTAAAAACCCAATCAACCTGGCAAAAGAAGTGATGCAGCATTCAGTACATGTCATGCTAAGCGGTGAAGGTGCAGAAGACTTTGCTAAGAAACGCGGTTTTACGTTAGTGGAAAACAGCTACTTTGACACCGACTCTCGCTATCAATCGCTGTTAAAAGCGAAAAAGCGACTGCAGATGAAAGAAGCGGCGACCAAGGACTATCAGGCGGCACACCAACAATTGAAGAGCCAGTATAAGATGGGAACTGTGGGGGCTGTCGCTCTTGATAAACAAGGCAATTTAGCGGCTGGAACGTCAACCGGTGGGATGACGGCTAAACGCTTTGGACGCATAGGTGACTCACCGGTGATTGGTGCGGGCACATTTGCGGATAATCGCTCTTGTGCTGTTTCAGCTACGGGACATGGTGAGTATTTTATTAGATATAATGTCGCAGCTGATATTTGTGCTCGTGTTGCTTATCAAAACAAGTCGATTGAAAAAGCAGGGAAAGAAGTGATTTTTGATACGCTTTATCCAATTGGTGGTACGGGTGGGGTGATCATTGTTGACCCGAAAGGCAATATTAGTATGCCATTCAATACCGCGGGGATGTACCGTGCGAGCAAGTCGTCAACAACAAAGACCTATGTTGGTATTTATAGCGAGTAA
- a CDS encoding SapC family protein: MAEQQVQPLHNEKHANIKVKNGVNVDFLKTQHLMPVVAHEFARVATEFPMAFVKNTESGQFQAVAMFGLQPGENLFVDGDKWTGSFVPMAAARYPFGLVKHPEQDQFGIVIDEASPLVGEEEGNALFEDGKETEYLGRRKEALVSYVEFARVTEAFTQYLADKELLVQQTLTVEIRGEKKDINGIYLVDERKLNELGDEDFLELRKRGYLAPIFAFLTSTHQVARLARMKAQREAS; the protein is encoded by the coding sequence ATGGCGGAACAACAAGTGCAGCCTTTACACAACGAAAAGCACGCGAACATCAAAGTAAAAAATGGCGTGAACGTTGATTTCCTTAAAACTCAGCACTTAATGCCTGTAGTGGCGCATGAGTTTGCGCGTGTAGCGACAGAATTCCCGATGGCGTTTGTTAAAAACACTGAGTCAGGTCAATTTCAAGCGGTTGCTATGTTTGGTCTTCAGCCAGGTGAAAACTTATTTGTAGATGGCGATAAGTGGACTGGCAGCTTTGTACCAATGGCCGCAGCACGTTACCCGTTTGGTTTGGTTAAGCATCCTGAACAAGATCAGTTTGGTATTGTGATAGACGAAGCAAGCCCGCTAGTTGGTGAAGAAGAAGGTAATGCGCTTTTCGAAGACGGTAAAGAAACTGAATATCTAGGTCGTCGTAAAGAAGCGTTGGTAAGCTATGTTGAGTTTGCTCGCGTAACTGAAGCATTTACTCAGTATCTTGCTGATAAAGAGCTTTTAGTTCAACAAACACTAACGGTAGAAATCCGTGGTGAGAAGAAAGACATCAACGGTATTTACCTTGTGGATGAGCGTAAGCTAAATGAATTAGGTGACGAAGATTTCCTAGAGCTACGTAAACGTGGTTATTTAGCACCTATCTTCGCATTCTTGACTTCTACTCACCAAGTAGCACGCCTTGCACGTATGAAGGCACAGCGCGAAGCAAGCTAA
- a CDS encoding glycosyltransferase codes for MKDWRTGISVIIPTYNRSQLLRLTLQSLEKQTLDITLFEIIIVDDGSSDDTREVVKSFSDTLSIKYYFQQDEGFRVARARNIGILNAQFEHVLFLDSGVIAEPSCLSQHLTRYQRSDVGVLIGLCFGFEELEESNLRKFKHRLSEENIFTDSAFLEQYQDCRAAFLRSHHFSLHQINEPWLIFWTCHASCKTHALYEAGGFDEYFCSWGGEDVELALRLHNLGCKFELITEAKAVHYPHPKVKEDTYSSAKENIAYIHNKHCSVATYLLQQGLSWQDILTAHTRPNSALTGTLFHKKSSPTLSQAI; via the coding sequence ATGAAAGATTGGAGAACAGGGATCAGCGTTATTATCCCCACCTATAACCGTAGCCAGCTATTACGTCTGACATTACAGAGCTTAGAAAAACAAACCCTCGATATCACTCTTTTTGAGATTATTATCGTAGACGATGGTTCGAGTGACGATACCCGTGAGGTCGTGAAATCATTTTCAGACACATTGTCAATAAAATATTACTTTCAACAGGATGAGGGATTCCGTGTCGCTCGAGCGAGAAATATTGGCATCTTAAATGCTCAATTTGAACATGTCCTCTTTTTAGACTCAGGTGTTATAGCCGAGCCCTCCTGCCTTTCTCAACACTTAACACGCTACCAAAGAAGTGATGTCGGTGTATTAATTGGGCTTTGCTTCGGATTTGAAGAACTAGAAGAATCAAACTTACGTAAATTCAAGCATCGATTATCTGAAGAAAATATCTTTACCGATAGCGCTTTCCTAGAACAATACCAAGACTGTAGAGCTGCCTTTTTACGCTCCCACCATTTTTCTCTTCACCAAATCAATGAGCCTTGGCTTATCTTTTGGACCTGCCATGCATCATGCAAAACTCATGCACTTTACGAGGCTGGTGGCTTCGATGAGTATTTTTGTAGCTGGGGAGGGGAAGATGTAGAACTTGCGTTAAGATTACATAATCTGGGCTGTAAATTCGAATTGATAACAGAAGCTAAAGCTGTTCATTATCCTCATCCAAAAGTAAAAGAAGATACCTACAGCAGTGCCAAAGAAAATATTGCTTATATTCATAATAAACATTGTTCGGTTGCAACATACCTCCTACAACAAGGCTTGAGTTGGCAAGATATATTGACTGCACATACCCGCCCAAATAGCGCCCTGACAGGTACCCTGTTTCACAAAAAGTCTAGCCCAACACTTAGTCAAGCAATCTAA